One window from the genome of Maridesulfovibrio zosterae DSM 11974 encodes:
- the hydF gene encoding [FeFe] hydrogenase H-cluster maturation GTPase HydF, whose translation MSNNAPRGVRLVITLAGRRNAGKSSLINAIVDQEISIVSDHPGTTTDAVAKHYELLPLGPVTFYDTAGLDDSGELGELRIKATRKVLWRSDVAVVVVGEEGITDYEKEIISYVKDLKIPCMIVFNKSDIRAPFEEDITYCRENDFPFLSVSALDGSNIYETKQALIDLAPAEMKCEPVLAGDLFSEGDWVVCVVPIDLAAPKGRLILPQVQVLRDVLDRDAVAITVKEREIEETLMNLKRKPALVITDSQVVLSVAGDVPDDIPLTTFSTLFARYKGDLPTLVAGADAIDSLEDGDIVLTGEACSHQCVADDIGRVKIPRWISQYTGKNIKFEVYSGHDFPSDLEKYKLVIHCGGCMLNRTEMLRRIKECKRRNVPITNYGVAISKVQGVLERVIAPFNLY comes from the coding sequence ATGTCTAATAATGCACCACGCGGGGTACGGCTGGTTATTACTCTGGCAGGCAGGCGCAATGCCGGAAAGTCATCTTTGATCAATGCCATTGTTGATCAGGAGATTTCAATTGTCTCGGATCATCCTGGAACAACGACAGATGCAGTTGCCAAGCATTATGAGCTGCTTCCACTTGGTCCGGTCACATTTTATGATACAGCGGGTCTGGATGATTCCGGTGAGCTGGGTGAACTTCGCATAAAGGCCACCAGAAAAGTTCTTTGGCGTTCTGATGTGGCTGTGGTTGTTGTGGGTGAGGAGGGCATCACTGATTATGAAAAAGAGATCATAAGTTATGTAAAAGATCTTAAAATCCCATGCATGATTGTTTTTAACAAGAGCGATATCAGAGCACCTTTTGAAGAGGATATAACTTATTGCAGGGAAAACGACTTTCCGTTTCTGTCAGTATCTGCGCTTGATGGCTCCAATATTTATGAAACAAAGCAGGCTCTTATAGATCTGGCACCTGCTGAAATGAAATGTGAACCTGTGCTTGCTGGTGATCTTTTCAGTGAAGGGGACTGGGTTGTCTGCGTGGTCCCCATTGATCTGGCTGCTCCTAAAGGGCGGCTTATTTTACCACAGGTTCAGGTGCTGCGTGATGTTCTGGACCGTGACGCTGTGGCGATTACAGTTAAAGAACGTGAAATTGAAGAAACTTTGATGAACCTGAAACGCAAACCTGCACTGGTTATTACAGACTCTCAGGTTGTGCTCAGCGTGGCAGGTGATGTGCCTGATGATATTCCGCTGACCACATTTTCAACTCTGTTTGCAAGGTACAAAGGCGATCTACCCACCCTTGTGGCCGGAGCAGATGCAATTGACAGTCTGGAGGACGGCGATATTGTCCTGACTGGTGAGGCCTGCTCGCACCAGTGCGTTGCAGACGATATAGGACGGGTTAAAATTCCCCGCTGGATCAGTCAGTACACCGGAAAAAATATAAAGTTTGAAGTCTACTCAGGACACGATTTCCCATCAGATCTTGAAAAGTACAAGCTGGTCATTCACTGCGGCGGATGCATGCTTAACCGTACTGAAATGCTGCGCCGTATCAAAGAATGTAAACGCCGTAACGTACCTATCACCAACTACGGGGTAGCCATCTCAAAAGTTCAAGGCGTACTGGAAAGAGTGATAGCGCCATTTAACCTTTACTGA
- a CDS encoding YkvI family membrane protein gives MKKTLPAYLGISFVWFSAHFGGGFASGRQIVAFFLNHQWTSLFMPAFSMLIMGLTFYFSMVIAAKFNTYDYSTWSKKVYGNLAPVMAPVFEIMFNALLVLVTAVAFATGGSTLAKAFGTPYMLNTVVLAAVIFVLTIYGADLVRKSATVVSLILIACIFIIYVPNIIYFFPKIIHNFAAVKSGEIVTGTQNSFLDTIWWAAKYGALQCCAIGAYIVHAQACPDKASLKKAAIVGFFINTVVMYLSYFGILAFVDQGVLKEAVPSLFVVMNGVGGAWMTVLISLCIVIGAVSTGVALVYGTTNRLANFFGRNMSEEERAAKRKIHCISSSAMLVIACWMVAQLGLIPLIGKGYGNIGWVSLLLLTVPILLRGLGLWRFAEDVPGKVAAE, from the coding sequence ATGAAAAAAACTCTCCCTGCTTATCTTGGTATTTCGTTTGTATGGTTCAGCGCGCATTTCGGTGGTGGATTCGCTTCAGGTCGCCAGATTGTGGCATTTTTCCTGAATCATCAGTGGACTTCACTTTTTATGCCTGCATTCTCCATGTTGATTATGGGGCTGACTTTTTATTTTTCAATGGTTATTGCAGCCAAGTTTAATACTTACGATTACAGCACATGGTCGAAAAAGGTCTATGGAAATCTTGCACCTGTTATGGCCCCTGTGTTTGAGATAATGTTCAATGCACTGCTTGTTCTGGTCACGGCGGTTGCCTTTGCCACAGGAGGATCGACTCTGGCTAAGGCTTTCGGCACACCGTATATGCTGAATACAGTTGTACTTGCAGCGGTCATTTTTGTGCTGACAATTTACGGAGCAGATCTGGTAAGGAAATCTGCTACGGTGGTGTCCCTGATTCTGATAGCATGCATATTTATTATATATGTTCCTAATATTATTTATTTCTTTCCGAAAATTATTCATAATTTTGCAGCTGTAAAGAGTGGCGAGATTGTTACCGGAACTCAGAATTCCTTTCTGGATACCATCTGGTGGGCAGCAAAGTACGGGGCACTTCAGTGTTGTGCCATCGGAGCGTACATAGTTCATGCTCAGGCCTGCCCGGATAAAGCCAGTCTCAAAAAGGCCGCAATCGTCGGTTTTTTCATCAATACCGTAGTCATGTACCTGAGTTATTTCGGAATTCTGGCTTTTGTCGATCAGGGAGTGCTTAAAGAAGCTGTCCCTTCTCTGTTTGTTGTTATGAACGGTGTCGGCGGAGCATGGATGACTGTACTTATTTCTCTATGCATTGTTATCGGAGCGGTATCGACCGGTGTTGCTCTGGTATATGGAACCACCAATCGTCTGGCCAACTTTTTCGGTCGCAATATGAGCGAGGAAGAGAGAGCAGCTAAACGCAAGATTCATTGTATCAGCTCTTCAGCTATGCTGGTTATAGCATGCTGGATGGTAGCTCAGCTGGGCCTTATTCCGCTTATCGGTAAAGGGTATGGAAATATCGGCTGGGTTTCTTTGCTGCTACTTACTGTGCCTATCCTCCTGCGTGGTCTGGGACTCTGGCGTTTTGCTGAAGATGTTCCCGGAAAAGTCGCTGCTGAATAA
- the hydE gene encoding [FeFe] hydrogenase H-cluster radical SAM maturase HydE: MYTLSEQKIISYLEGRNDDELFLLADQVKEEVFDKEIFLRAIVEFSNVCNKKCLYCGLRAPNSGINRYRLGMPTILQAAEAAALKGARTIVLQSGDDFSYSKQLIGELVKEIKNSHDVAVTLSVGDRGIDEYAHWFECGADRCLIKIETSDPESYQRIRSGESFNERLSRINYLKQMGYEIGSGTIVGLPGSSTQSILQDILFLTDLNLHMIAAGPFVPHPDTPFAHEEAGDLMQSYRVTALLRILNPQANIPATSALDAFDPCGRAQGLSRGCNVIMPSVTPSAHRADYNIYPGKNSVAMDVSDSLSQAEETIRSLNLTLSVSKGFSKRACCSGYI, translated from the coding sequence ATGTATACACTTAGTGAGCAGAAAATTATTTCCTACCTTGAAGGCCGCAATGATGATGAACTCTTTTTACTTGCCGATCAGGTTAAAGAAGAAGTTTTTGACAAAGAGATTTTTCTTCGGGCTATTGTAGAGTTTTCAAATGTCTGCAACAAAAAATGTCTTTATTGCGGTCTTAGAGCTCCTAACTCTGGAATCAACCGCTATCGTCTTGGTATGCCCACAATATTGCAAGCTGCCGAGGCCGCAGCACTCAAAGGGGCACGGACAATTGTTTTACAATCCGGTGATGATTTCAGCTATTCAAAACAACTGATAGGTGAGCTGGTTAAAGAAATAAAAAATAGTCATGATGTGGCCGTAACCCTGTCAGTCGGTGATCGCGGAATTGACGAATATGCCCACTGGTTTGAGTGTGGAGCTGATCGCTGTCTGATTAAAATAGAAACATCAGATCCTGAATCATATCAGCGGATAAGATCAGGTGAGTCATTCAATGAAAGACTCAGCCGTATAAATTATCTGAAACAGATGGGCTACGAAATAGGGTCCGGCACGATTGTCGGGTTGCCCGGTTCAAGCACGCAGTCGATTTTGCAGGATATTCTTTTTCTTACAGATCTTAATCTGCATATGATTGCCGCCGGACCATTTGTGCCCCATCCCGATACTCCTTTTGCCCATGAAGAAGCCGGAGATTTAATGCAATCCTATCGGGTGACCGCCTTATTACGTATTTTAAATCCGCAAGCCAATATTCCGGCAACATCAGCCCTCGATGCCTTTGATCCCTGCGGCAGAGCACAAGGACTCAGCAGAGGATGCAATGTCATAATGCCATCTGTGACACCCTCCGCTCATCGGGCCGATTATAATATTTATCCCGGTAAAAACTCAGTGGCAATGGATGTTTCAGATTCACTCTCGCAGGCTGAAGAAACTATCAGATCACTGAACCTGACCCTCTCAGTATCAAAAGGATTTTCAAAAAGAGCCTGCTGCTCAGGATATATATAA
- a CDS encoding YkvI family membrane protein — MKKIIPGYLAIALVWFSSHFGGGFASGRQIVAFYLNHNWTSLFMPAVSMFIMGICMYYSMVIAARFRAYDYSTWSKKLYGEIGFFAVPVYEILVNSVLLLATAVAFATGGTILSKLFGTSYMMNTFFIAAVIFVLTIYGSELVRKSAIVVSFLLIVSMFIIYLPNIIHYFPKIVQNLAAIKSGEIATSGPDSFWDALWWGVKYGTLHCCAIGAYIVHAQVCPDKSCLKKAIIIGVIINSLIMYLTYFGILAFVDQGILKEAVPALFVVMHGLGGSWMTSLISFCIVIGAVSTGVALVYGTTNRLVTFFGRNLDDAGRLRRQRFHSMIASTILVSACWLVAQLGLIPLIGKGYGSMGWVTMFLITIPIVLRGLGIWRFPEDRVKGES, encoded by the coding sequence ATGAAAAAAATAATTCCCGGTTATCTGGCCATTGCGCTTGTGTGGTTCAGTTCTCATTTCGGCGGCGGATTTGCGTCAGGCCGGCAGATTGTCGCCTTTTACCTGAATCACAACTGGACATCTTTGTTCATGCCCGCAGTGTCTATGTTTATCATGGGTATCTGCATGTATTATTCAATGGTTATTGCTGCCAGATTCAGGGCTTATGACTACAGTACATGGTCTAAAAAGCTGTATGGCGAGATCGGATTCTTCGCTGTTCCGGTTTATGAGATATTGGTGAACAGCGTTCTTCTGCTGGCTACAGCTGTGGCTTTTGCTACCGGAGGAACTATTCTGTCGAAGCTTTTCGGCACATCGTACATGATGAATACATTTTTCATTGCGGCGGTTATTTTCGTACTTACTATTTACGGCTCCGAGCTGGTCAGAAAGTCTGCCATTGTGGTTTCTTTTCTGCTGATCGTAAGTATGTTTATTATATACCTGCCCAATATTATACATTATTTCCCGAAAATAGTTCAAAATCTTGCGGCTATCAAAAGCGGTGAGATCGCAACCAGCGGACCGGATTCCTTCTGGGATGCTCTGTGGTGGGGAGTAAAATACGGCACTCTTCATTGTTGTGCAATCGGGGCTTACATTGTTCACGCACAGGTCTGTCCTGATAAATCATGCCTGAAAAAGGCAATTATTATCGGGGTTATTATCAACTCTCTGATTATGTACCTGACCTATTTCGGAATTCTTGCTTTTGTTGATCAGGGCATACTTAAAGAGGCTGTTCCGGCTTTGTTCGTCGTTATGCATGGCCTCGGCGGTTCATGGATGACCTCGCTTATTTCATTTTGCATTGTCATCGGCGCGGTCTCAACAGGGGTTGCACTGGTTTACGGGACTACAAACCGTCTGGTGACTTTTTTCGGGCGTAATCTTGATGATGCAGGCAGGCTTCGCAGGCAGCGTTTTCATTCTATGATTGCTTCCACAATTCTGGTTTCAGCCTGCTGGCTGGTGGCTCAGCTGGGCCTGATTCCGCTTATCGGAAAGGGTTACGGCAGCATGGGCTGGGTAACAATGTTTTTGATCACTATTCCTATTGTTCTTCGTGGTCTTGGAATTTGGCGTTTTCCTGAAGACAGGGTGAAAGGGGAGTCCTGA